Part of the Zingiber officinale cultivar Zhangliang chromosome 6A, Zo_v1.1, whole genome shotgun sequence genome, CAGTAATTTACcctatattattttcattattgtcaAAAAAATCCTTAAATTTTCTTATCGAATTATTGTCTAATACTAGTTAGTAGTTTGAGTTACAATTATTgtaattaaaaatagttttaattaaagaTATCAttgttaaaaatgattttaattaaattactttaaataattttgattaaaactttattttatttttaactaatATTACTATGTAATGTATTAATTTTGTTAGCTTGATAACTTCAATTGATAGCACTCCATGTAAAAGGTGGTTATAATAGGGTAAAATACTTTATGATTTAGCTATTTCTTATCATGGGATTGACAATATTAAATCATTTATGATGAACGATATCATCTTTTCCTTGTTAAGGTCATTTGGTGCTAGGagggagggaggtgaatagcgtcaCACATTCATTGCTTGCTTTGTGATGATGATATGTAGCGGAAAGAATACGAAACACAATACAACGCTAATAAGtagaatttatttggtatccacctcaagaagatgtgacAAATCTAAGGATCCGCACGCAACACACCCTTCACTAacgaaaacactccttctcgataactaccggaggtggaaaaacctcgtacaagactcaccTAAGCATACAACccaacacaagaagaaaatataaaGAATACAACTGAAAAACTTTTCTTCTTGCTCACTTGATGCTTGTAAATGCCTCTTGAACCTTAAAAGTGtaacaacacttgtctccaagagcttcTAAGAACTGGCGGCTTGTAGTCGGAGAAGTCGTGTGTAGATCGGGAGAAGAGATACGGAGAAGAAGCTCGCCAATGACTATATACCTCATGCTCCTAGGGCTTCTAATCGATTGagcatgctcccaatcgattgtcacgtcagataTGCGCCATCCCAGCCATTTATCGCTCGCTTCCTAtgcaacggtcgaatctcaatcgatcggttgatcgattgagaagacttgaattgatcggttgatcaattcagAGCACCTCTATGCTCTCTGGACAAAGACttgaattgatcgaccgatcgattcaagcttcCTCGCAATTGCGTGAGAAAACCAGCtatcaatcgatcagtcgatcgattggcggtgcctaatcgatcgactgatcgattgggaaaggttctgtgctcgcgacaattgctctcaatcgatcggtcgatcaattgggccaACCTTCACTCGCGCcacactcccaatcgatcggatgatcgattggacTCTGGTTCAATTAATTAGTCGATTGATTGACCATCCTTGGACTTgactaaactcaagtccaagatccccaaacccaacatccggtcaaccgtgacctgttggaaccttatgcctagcatccggtcaatcttgacctgctaggactctttCACCAAGTTTCCGATCAATCACTTTGACCTACTtaaacttttctcttcgtgccagtGGCCGGTCAACCTtgccccacttggacttaccatcttgtgccaagtgttaggtcctccatgactcacttggacttccaccagatgtctgatcgcccttgacccatctggatttccacgtgcctgacttcactcaccagatctttccatctgcctagcttcactcactagggttttcacctgacttcactcactaggattttcacctagcttcactcactagggttttcacctagcttcactcaccaagatttttccactgtccggcttcactcaccgggactttcacctgcttgacttcattcaccaggactttcacctgcctgacttcactcaccaggactttcacctagctttactcattaggattttccaactgcctagcttcactcactaggtctttcacatggcttcactcaccaggattttcaactgcctaacattcagttaagactttcccagtcaagtatccggtcaaccctttgacctacttgactcttcttcacatctaactggtcaactttgaccagagggaaattgtatcaacaatctcccaaacggacgattgcatatgcaatctccatatattgtcaaatatcgaaactcaaaaaTCAAAACGCAAGCTTACGccaattcaaacttaatcaacctggtcaaccttaactAAGGGGATATTATACCAACATTCCTCTCATAACttcaattgattgaaattttTTTACCTTCAATCAATCAAATTAAGTTGAAATATAACTTTTCTATTTCGAGGTGGAGgaagaatattaaattaagttgaaatatAACTTTTCTATTTCGAGGTGGaggaagaaataaagaagaacaCAAGGAGTGGAGAAGAGAATCAAGGATTTTTTGATCCACTTTTTAAATTAGGGGATAGTTCATAATATAATTGTGGTCGGATCGTGATCATGATTtgatcataattaattatgatttctCTCTAAGTTTATTTTCGCGTCAAAGTTATAGTTTAGCTCAGAGTGAACGACCGGAGGTCGTCGGCGATGGGCAGGTAGCTAGACTGTGGGGCACTAAGTTGAGATGACTTCCAAGTGACCTTTGACCGTTCACCCTGATGTAAATTATaacttaaatgaaaaaataaatttaaaaaaaatcacaattaattataattaaattatgataTATTATGGACCATCctctgattaaaaaaaaaatagatcagaGGATCCTGATCCGGCTTTAGAGGAGAAGAGAGAGGCTAAAGATCTGATTAAATATTTTAGAGACTGACATATAGGAGGCTAGGGTGCCATGATAAATAATTGGATGGACTTCCTGGACAATAATTCGAATATTACACAATCAAGATTTATCCCCATTTTCGTATTTATCTGCTAGTATTTATGTAAATTACTAGTGGATTAATTTAGAAGATATTTAAGATTTCTAAAACATGAGTaggatttattattttatttttttccctatatatatatatatatattaaaaaatatttcacatATATTGACTTTATTGTGTACCTTTTCTACATTAATTGTTgccattttaattaaataattaaggcTCCCTATGGATAGTTTCTGCCCGTTCAAAATTTGAATTCCCATGTGGGATCACAACGGCAACGAAACAACAGAGCGGAGCCTGCAGTTTTTATTTAAACAAATCTCTCTTTCACTCACCTCCAACGTTCAAGAGGATATGGCGGAGGCGGAGAAGGAGGCGACTTGGGCGGCAGCGGCTCAGGCAGATCCAGAGGGGGCGTTCTTGCTGCTCCAGCGAATTATGGAGCCGGAGGAGGACGGCGCCGGAGCAGCGGCTGGGAAGACAGACGGATTCGAGTGGGAGTTGCACAAGGAAAACGTACGGCCCTTGAAGCGCGGCCGCAACACGAAACTCCTCAACAGAGCCCTCAAAGCCCAGGTCGATCGCGACCTTAAGGCCTCCCTCCTCCAAACCCGCAGGTATTTTTCTGTCTTCAAAGCCTcaaagggatttttttttttttttgccctttCAGATCCCCTCTCCTGAAAGATTCACCAtcattttctttttggttctatacGAATCAGGAGGATGATCGAGGCGATTGATGAGTACCATGGAGAGGATCCCCTTCGGCCATGGCTCGAGTaagaatttctgtaatttttgtgCAATCGTCTGCGTTGAGGTTGTCTAATTATTTTACACGACCGGAATCAAGTTGCATAAAATGGGTTCAAGAATCATTTCCGACGGGAGGAGAATGCTCGGGGTTAGTTGTGATGTATGAGCAATGTGTGCGCACCTTTTGGCATGACGAACGTTATCAAGAGGATTTGCGGTACCTCAAAGTGTGGGTGGAATACGTGAGTGacattctttcatttctttctttttttactaGAATGATGAATATGATCGATCGTGTTTGTTTCCCAAGGCGGCCAATTGTTCTGATGCTGAAGTGATATACCAATTTTTGGAGGCAAATGAAATCGGGCAAAGTCATTCGATCTTCTACTCATCCTATGCCATGCTGCTGGAGTCTAAGAACAAGTTCAAGAAGGCTGATGAGATTTACAATCTTGGATTAGCCAGGTGAGGGATCTCTGTTTATCTGCTGCTGGAATGAGTGACACAAGATTATGAAGTGGTTTGTTGATTCCCAGTTTGCCAGCTACCTGTTCTGCTCGTTTGGTTGGCCACAACTAGTGCCTTGTTTGGTATTCTTTGGAGTTAAGATCCACATATAAAGCTTTGATCTTTTCCTGTTGGCATAATTATAAATTCATCTGACCTCTGTGGAGTCTTCTTTAGATTAGGTTATTCATACTGATGAAGTAAGACTGCACTTATTTCATATATAAATGCAAAGAACTACAATCATTTATCTATATGTACTATCAATCTTCTGATTAGTGTCGTTACTCTTATCATAGGAAGGCAAAACCAATCGAGAAGTTGGAAGCTGCATACAGGGCATTCCTTGTGCGTTCTACAAAGAGGCGCGACAAGGAAGTAAGTTTCAATGAATTTGATCGATTGTGTTGAATCTATATTCATTCGCTCCGTGTTTAAATGTATAGGAAGAGTTGCTAGATAAAACCTTGCCAGTTCGAAGCTTTGGGACTGTTTTAACAGCACTGGACTCAAGTAAGCAGTATAACTCATTATTATTTTCATGCCACACAAAAAGGTTAATCTTTTGTTATTTACCAGGAAGACAAGCTGCAGAAAATCCAAGCTCATCTAAAAGGATGATCCCTCTACAGAAGTGAGTGAACTGATCAGATTTTAATCCAAGATTACAATGTTTCTTTGTGTTGGCAAAGAGGA contains:
- the LOC121996053 gene encoding mitotic spindle checkpoint protein BUBR1-like, with the translated sequence MAEAEKEATWAAAAQADPEGAFLLLQRIMEPEEDGAGAAAGKTDGFEWELHKENVRPLKRGRNTKLLNRALKAQVDRDLKASLLQTRRRMIEAIDEYHGEDPLRPWLDCIKWVQESFPTGGECSGLVVMYEQCVRTFWHDERYQEDLRYLKVWVEYAANCSDAEVIYQFLEANEIGQSHSIFYSSYAMLLESKNKFKKADEIYNLGLARKAKPIEKLEAAYRAFLVRSTKRRDKEEELLDKTLPVRSFGTVLTALDSRRQAAENPSSSKRMIPLQKISNNRPLSVYQDENSNTNDQHSNMKKNEKSWNSLGSRFDRNKENTSMPTKWTSYKVPQKGQRTSSAAPTPLIKVYVDEECAEINSNSVQAAKNLKTTTFKLGNSATANLKKETEMLKDNPLRNFPLSSLR